From the genome of Malus domestica chromosome 04, GDT2T_hap1, one region includes:
- the LOC103403700 gene encoding heptahelical transmembrane protein 4-like, translating into MGADSPLSETRSVENQFDREDVNETRSKEAKGKRLWKKVKYQLIEYHSLPYFLRDNEFILGHYRSEWSLKQVFLSIFSIHNETLNVWTHLIGFFLFLFLTIYTATKAPDLMDLSSLQRLSDMIRRADLHRIHPELLNCLPSLSLPSMDFLSSVSGNIRELLANCLPDRFSHGNQTENSVLDGVTDDVMNMVAPLMYRPITRWPFFVFLGGAMFCLLASSTCHLLSCHSARLSYIVHRCDYAGIAALIVTSFYPPVYYSFMCNPFLCNLYLGFITILGITTMVFSLLPFFQGAKFRSHRASLFFGMGVSGVVPLVHKLIVFRNQPEAIQTTGYEVLMGVLYGLGALIYATRIPERWRPGKFDIAGNSHQLFHILVVAAAYTHYRAGLLYLRWRDLKGC; encoded by the exons ATGGGTGCTGACTCTCCATTATCAG AAACAAGATCAGTAGAAAATCAATTTGACCGTGAAGATGTAAACGAAACGCGTTCAAAGGAAGCGAAGGGAAAGAGACTCTGGAAGAAAGTTAAATATCAGCTTATTGAATACCATTCATTGCCTTATTTTTTAAGGGACAATGAGTTCATTTTGGGTCATTACCGATCGGAATGGTCATTGAAGCAGGTGTTTCTAAGCATCTTCTCCATTCATAATGAGACTCTTAATGTCTGGAC GCATTTGATCGggttcttccttttccttttcctaacCATATACACAGCAACAAAAGCTCCAGACCTCATGGATCTGTCTTCCCTGCAACGTTTGTCTGACATGATTAGAAGAGCCGATTTGCACAGAATTCATCCAGAACTGTTGAATTGCCTCCCTTCGCTATCTTTGCCGTCTATGGATTTTCTCTCCTCAGTTTCAGGGAATATAAGGGAACTTCTCGCCAATTGCTTGCCTGACCGGTTCTCCCATGGCAATCAAACAGAGAATTCTGTTCTG GATGGAGTAACGGATGACGTGATGAACATGGTGGCCCCCCTTATGTATCGGCCCATAACAAGGTGGCCCTTCTTTGTGTTCCTAGGTGGAGCCATGTTCTGCTTGCTAGCCAGCAGCACATGCCATCTCCTTAGTTGCCATTCAGCGCGCCTTTCCTACATAGTGCACAGATGTGACTATGCAGGCATCGCTGCACTCATCGTGACCTCATTTTACCCTCCTGTCTACTACTCCTTCATGTGCAACCCCTTCCTTTGCAACCTCTACTTAGGTTTCATCACAATACTAGGTATCACCACCATGGTTTTCTCCCTCCTCCCATTTTTCCAAGGAGCCAAGTTTCGTAGCCATCGTGCTTCTCTCTTCTTTGGGATGGGCGTGTCAGGTGTTGTGCCTTTAGTTCATAAGCTCATAGTGTTCAGGAATCAGCCAGAGGCCATCCAGACAACCGGCTATGAGGTGTTAATGGGGGTTCTTTATGGACTAGGGGCATTGATTTATGCTACAAGGATACCCGAGCGGTGGAGACCAGGGAAGTTTGATATTGCTGGGAACAGTCACCAACTTTTCCATATCTTGGTTGTGGCAGCAGCTTACACACACTACCGTGCCGGTCTACTGTACCTAAGATGGAGGGACTTGAAGGGTTGTTAG